CAATTACGGCCTCGAATCTATCCTCAACTGGAAAAAGAAAATAGGAGGAGGCCAGCTGGAGTTCAATGGCACCTATGCTTACACCGTTTCCCGCGAAGACGGCAAAAGCGAGCAACTTATCTATGTGCCTTTCCATAAGGCCACGGCATCATTGGCCTATGACTGTAAAGGATTTTCAGCCTATTACCGCCACATGTTCAACGGGGAAGTATTTACCAGTTCCGACAACGCTTATAAAATCGATGCCTGGAATGTTTCGGGTATTGGCGCCGAATATACCTTCAAAGTGCTCTCCGGCCTGTCCCTCGGCGCGCAGGTAAACAACCTCTGGAACGAAGAATACCAAAATGTGTCCGTGCGCCCTATGCCCGGACGCTATTACAACACATACCTTAATTTTAAATTCTAATATATGAAAATCAACAAACTAGTACTTACGGCGCTTGCAGGCTCACTATTATTCGTATCGTGTAGCGATGACGATTCTGCCAATGCACCTTCGGGCGCTTATGACAACGGCCTTTTGATCATCAACCAGGGGAACTTCGGCCATGGTAATTCGGAAGTTTCTTTTCTTTCTGATGCAATGGAATTGGAAAACACCATTTATTCTGCTGTGAATTCCGGCGCTTTGTTAGGCGATACGGGCCAGGATATTGGCTTTAAAGACGATCTTGCTTATATTGTGATGAACGGCTCTAACACGGTACAGATTGTGAACCGCTATACATTCGCCCATGTGGCCACTATCAGCGAGGGGCTTTATAACCCCAGGTATATTGCCTTTGAGAACAATAAGGCCTATGTAACCAACTGGGGCGATGGCAACGTTACCACCGATGACTTTGTAGCCGTTATTGACCTTTCCACAAATACCGTTACTTCTGAGATCGCGGTAGCAGAAGGCCCGGAGCGCATTATTGAAGAAGAAGGGAAACTCTACGTGACGCACAAAGGCGGCTTTGGTTATGGCAGCTCTGTTACGGTAATCAATAGTGCTACCAATGCGGTTCTAACCTCTATTCCCGTTGGCGATGTGCCTAATACCATGTTTGAAGATAACGGCAAGCTGTATGTAATGTGTGAGGGCAAGCCTTCATGGGCAGGTACCGAGACTGCGGGAAGCCTGAAGGTAATTAATATGTCAAACAATACGGTAGCCACAACTATGGCATTTGCAGGCATGAGCCACCCGACCAATCTGGTGAAGGATGGTAACAAGATCTATTTTACCGAAGGATCTGATATCTACAGCATGGCACAAAATGCTACAACGCTTCCGGCCGAACCGCTCTTTACTACAGAAGACCAGGGCGTATATGGCGTATCTGCCTTTGCTGTAGGGAATGGGCACATTTATGTTGGCGATGCACGGGATTATAACTCAAATGGCAAAGTCTACGTATACTCGCTTACAGGCGCATTAGAGCAGAACGGCACGTTTACTGTTGGTGTGACACCGGGAGGATTTTATTTTAATGACTAAATAAGTTCTGTCATCAATCATTATAATGAGAAGAGCGGCTGTCCGGAAGGGCAGCCGCTCTCTGTTTTTATTGTCTATGGATAACACACCCCTGGCCCCTCTCAAGAGGGGAAGAGCTACACGCATGACGATAAGCGTACGCATTTGGATTTGAGTAAGCACATCCGAGTGTTCCCCTCTTGAGAGGGGTCAGGGGTGTGTCTTTTAGGGCTTATTGACTGGCAAGCTTATTAAGGAAATATCCATAACTCTGTTCTACGGTATCGGCTGCAATCCCACAGACCCCTCCGGCATTTCCTCAATATACATTTCGGTACCGAAGCGCTGCATGTTTTTCGAGTCCTTAAAGTTCTTATACTTTTTGGCGGGAGCCAAACCATGACGGCCATTGCTTGTTATGTCAGCTATGGCGGCGGCAAACAAAGGTTCGTTAGGATCGCCCAGCACACCCATATTGCCAAAGTCTTCCTGCAGTTCTATCTGTGGCGCGATACCCGCGCTATAATCGCCAAACCCATCGGCATTAACTGTTTTAAGCACTATAGGCTGCATGGCATAGCGGTGGCTGCCGTTGCGGTGGCTCTTGGAGAAATCGGGCGAATCGTAAAGCGTTACCGATCCCACGTTTTTACCGGTGGTAACATCCCCAACAACTACTACGTCGATATACGGCTTAAGGCAATTGATCACCAGCTCGCTTGCCGATGCTGTAGAGCGCGAGGTGAGTATATGTATTTTGCTAAGGTGAAGGCTGTTGATGGCCTGTCCGCCGGAAAGCTGGTTGGTAAACATGTTCTTCAAAGCTTCGGGGTTGCTATCTTCATAATGGGCCTGCAGCTTGGCATTCCATTGCTGTTTGGCAAAAAGCTGCCCGTTGAACTGCCCGGTAATCATACTGCCCAGATAGGTTGCCGTCCTGACAGACCCACCAGAATTGTAGCGAAGGTCCAACACCAGGTCGGTAATATTCTGCGAAGCCAGTTGCGCAAAGGCACCATTCAGGTCGGCATCATAATTACTAAAGAACCCATTGTACATAAAGTAGCCTATCCTGTGACTGCCCTGCTCTGTGACCTGTACGGTATAAACTGGATTTTCAGCATACTGCGACTTGGTAAGGCTTACTGATGTACCTGTTGGTGTTATCGTACCATCATTATAGGTAGCAAGGTTAAGGGTATAGCTGTCGGAACTCAGGAGGCTCTGGTAGTTGCCCACCGTCAGTGGCGTATCATTTACCGCATAAAAAATATCGCCCCTGTGGATATCCTTTGATGAAGCATCAGAATTGGGCATAATGTAGCGCACATAGCCGAAAATACCGGTTTGTGTGTCGTCGGTATAAACAAGGCCAAATTCTACGCCATTGCTTTTTACTACGCCCTGCAATGCATTTTCGAGCACATTGAAATCGGGCACGATCACGCTCCAGCGGTCTACGACCCCGCGCTGGTACAGCAGGCTTTCAAAAGGTCTTCAGGCCTGGAAAAAGTCTCGAGGTAGGAATTAAGCTCTCCCTGGTTGGCAAAGCGGTCATCGGAAAGATCGGGCACATCGGCCTGCCATAAATAATACAGGTTGAGGCCTTTCCATATAAAGTCGTTTACAGGTACAGCATTGTCGTCCATGTCTTCGCACGCCTGGAAGGCAAAAGCGCCAACCAGCAGCGAAGCCAGTAATAATCGCATCTTTTTCATTATAGCAGATTTAATAGAACGTAAATTTAAATAATTTTGATATAGCTTGTAACAAAAATTATCCCAATTCGTCTTCCTTTTATAAACCGATAACAAACCACCATCAGTAATGAATCAATCAGAGTTCATAAAAGTGATCTCTCCCTTTAAAGACCGGGTATTCCGGTTGGCAAAGCGCCTTCTTGTGAGCAACGAAGAGGCGGAGGATGCTACGCAGGAGGTACTGGTGAAATTGTGGAACAATAAAGGGAAGCTGGAAAGCTACTCGAGTGTTGAGGCACTGGCAATGACCATGACGAAAAATTACTGCCTTGACCAGCTGAAGTCTAAAAGGGCTACGGAAATGCGGATAGTGCACAGCAACTATACCGACCGGCAGGCAGGGCTGCAGCAACAGGCAGAAGACAGGGACAGCTGGAGCTGGGCGGAGAAGATAATGGAAACCCTGCCCGAACAGCAAAAGCTGATCCTGCAGATGAGGGATATAGAGCAATATGAATTTGAAGAGATAGCCAAAATAATGGACATGAACGAAACCGCTGTAAGGGTGGCACTGTCCCGGGCGAGGAAAACGATGAGGGAGGAACTTACAAAAACACACAGCTATGGAATTAAGAACAATTGAAAAACTACTGGAGAAATATTTTGATGCTGAAACCAGTACTGCCGAAGAAAGAGAGCTTAAGATCTACTTCGCTTCACCGGATGTGGCGCCACATCTGGAACAGTACAGGCCGATGTTCGGGTATTTTGCCCAGGCCGGCACACAACAGTTTGACAAACCGATACCGTTAAAAACCAAAAGGAATTATACCGGATGGATGTCGGTGGCGGCAAGTATCGTAGTGATGCTGGGCATGTTTACGTTTTTGAACAGGGCGCAGCCTTCGCAGGCAGAGCTCGGCACCTATGACGACCCCGAAGTAGCTTTCAGGGAAACGCAGAAAGCGCTGAACATGCTTTCCAAAAATGTAAATGTGGGGGTTGAGAGCGTGAATTATATAGGAGAGTACGAGAAATCAAGAAAAACGATCTTTAAAGAATAGCAAAATGAAAAAAATTATCATCGCTTTATTGGCAATACTGCCTTCGGTGGCTTTTGCACAAAACAATTTTTTTGACAAGTTTGAAGGTAAGGAAGGCATAGAAGGTGTGGAGATTACCGATAATATGCTGGAAGTGTTCGGGTATTTTAAGGTCACAGGAGCCGGCGACGAAGACAGCCTGCCTGCAAAGGTGAAAGAATTCGAGAATGTGAAGGCATTCATCACCAAAGACAAAAAACGCATGAAGGAAATGCGTAACGGTGTGGCCGATTACCTGAAAAAGTTCCCAATGGAAGCTTCGGTAAAGCTCAACAATGAATCAGGAAAAATAAATATTTACGTAAGGAAAGCCGGTAATACATCTATTATAAAAGAAGTACTGGTTTTTATTGAAGACCTTGAAAAGCAGGAGGCTGTACTGCTTTCCTTTATGGGGAATATAGACCTTGGGGAAAATAAAACAGCATTAAACAATTAAAAACCAGCTTAAAAAGCATAAAAATCTAAAAAAATGAAAAAATTCATAATCACAGCAGTATTGGCAGCAATGCCTTTTGTAACCTTTGCACAAACCAAAGCTTTCGATAAATTCCAGGATGTGGAAGGCATAGAATCGGTAATAATCAACAAAGAAATGTTCAGGATGCTTAGCGACGTGAAGGTTTCGGGCAATGACAAAACCCAAAAGTACCTTGATATGGCCGAAAAGCTGGAAGGTGTAAAGGTGTTTTCTACCAAAGAACAGAAATTTAAAGAGGAGATGAAAAAGACGGTAACCGAATATGTAAAGAAAAACCCGCTTACTGAACTGATGAGTGCCAACAAAGACGGCGCCAAAATAAAAATTTATGTTACCCAGGGCAAAGAAGAGTCCATCATAAAAGAAGGCCTTGTGTTTATTGAGAATGCCAAAGATAATGAAATGGTACTGGTATCTTTTACAGGCACCCTTGACCTGAAGGATATTGAGGCGTTTAAGAACTAAACAGCGCCCGCCCCAAAACACCAAAAACAAAAATTAAAAACGACAACAATGAAAAATGTAATAATAGCTATACTGCTTTCCCTGATGCCCGTATTGATGCGCGCTCAGGTGACTGCCTTCGATAAATTTGAAGACAAGACAGGTATTGAAAGCGTGGTAGTGAACAAAAAAATGTTCCAGCTAATGTCTGAGGTCAAGGCGACCGGAAAGGACAAAGCCGATTACCAGCAGTATATCGACCTGATAAAAAAGCTGGAGTACCTGAAGGTATTTAAGACAGTCAATGCAAAGCACAGTGCCGATATGAAGGCCACCGTTGATGCTTACCTTAAGAAAAGCCCAATGGATGAGCTGATGCGGATGAGCGATGGCGGAAGGAATATCAAGATCTATGTGAAGTCGGGTGCTAAAGCCTCACAGGTGCGTGAGCTGCTGATGTTCATGGATGGCGGCAAGCAGGAAACAGTGATTATGTCACTTACCGGTAACTTCGACATTAGCCAGATATCGCTTCTTACCGATAAGCTGAGCCTTCCCGGAGGTATGGAACTGAAAAAAGCATCTAAATCCAAAAAATAACGATCTATGAAACGCAGCCTGTATTTATTCGGCTTAATGCTACTGGTGCTTGCTTCCTGCTCGCAGGAACCGTCACTGCAAAAATATTATATTGAAAAAGGTGAAGCACCGGGCTTTATCACCCTTGACATTGCTCCGACCTTTATTAAAAGAAATGAGATAAAACTGACCCCTGAGGAAAAAGCAGCAGTTGGATCGCTGCATAAGTTCAATGTGCTTATCTATAAAACAGACAGCCTTGATGTAAGCCACAAAAGGTATGAGCAGGAACTGGAAAAGGTGAAAGGCCTTATAAAAGGGGAGTACGAAGAGCTTATAAAGATCAATAACGGCGAAAGCGGCGCTTCTATCAGTACTAAAGGCAATGATGAGCACATCGAGGAGTTCGTGGTTTTCGTCCGCAACCAGGATACAGGGTTTGGCGTGGTGCGCGTGCTGGGGGATGATATGACGCCCAATAATGTATTAACCATTGCCGGTTTGCTTCAAAAAGCCAATATTGATACAGAGCAGTTCAAACCATTGCAGGAATTAATGAACAAGAAATAGGTTTGTTTAGGTTAGTAATGATCCCCCGGAAGTAAGGCTTTCGGGGGATTTTTTAATCAGGAAATTCTTGAATCTTAGTACTGTCCAGCGCTACCCATCCCTGTTCACGCTCCACATATTTGACATCGAATTTTTCAGAAAAGACGGTTTTGTATTTTCCATTGCGGCGTTCTTTCAAATGTTCCATCGTATAGTGCATGGTAACGGTGTCGTTTTTTATTTCCATGTCAGAAGTAAGGTGACAGGATATTTCACCCCCAATACACCAACCCGAATAGATGTAAGTGGAAATGCCATTGCCCTGTGGGGAGAAATCTTTAAAAAGGTAGAGATATGATGAGCAGAATCCGGACCCGGTGCCGCACGATTTTGTGCCAAAATAGCCGCCTGGATATTTCTTTAACCCTTCATAATGCCTTTCCCAGCAACATTGGTGCATGCCTGCGTAATAAGGTTCTGCCTGCAGCACTTCGCCTTTATCATTAATTTCCAAAAGCGTAAACATATTCCTGTCGGGATGTATAATATCACAAAGCAAAGCAATGTATTTTCCATTATCCATACGGTAATATTTTCCGATGGTGTCAGAAAACTTATAGATACGAGCTTCTAAATCCAGTGTATCCCGGCCTTCCCATTCCGTGCCGGGGTCATATTTTGCCTGCGAAAGCAAACGAAGCGCTTCGCCTTTTCTGATATAGCCGGAGTCGCCTATTATTTCGGTATAAATATTTTTTCCTTTATGAAAATTCCTTTTTTGGGAGTTGAAATTAAACAGGACTGCCAGGAAGCATATCCCGGCAAAAATGGTTTTCATGGATGGTAGTTTTGCAGTAAATGTAATAAATTATCAACCGCAAAAACTATAGATGCAGAGATCATCAAAGCGTTTCCGTAAAATCGCTTATAGAATTATAAATGGTGATATTGCTTCCCAGCGTTTCTTTATGAATGAATTGCGTATTTCGCCCAAACAGCAATAATTTTGTAGTAGCATCATTTAACAGCTGGCGGCTCAGCTCTTCCACATAATCGTTTACCGCTTTCATTTCAGGCGCAACCGTAAGGTAGGATATGTAGGTGATATTGTTGAAATAATTTTTCATATTGTTAACGTTTGCCGTAGGTACGCTTTCCCCAAGATAAATAGCTTTATATCCATTCAGCTGCAGTTCGTAGTTTAGGAACATAAGCCCGATTTCGTGAATCTCACCTTCCGGCAGGTAGAGCACATAAGTGCGGTCGTCTTTCGGTTCTTTTAAGGAAATCCTTTCCGTTTCCGAGGCAAGCTTCTGCTTAATAAGGTAGCTTATAAAATGCTCATGGCTCGGTGTTATTGTCTCTGTTTGCCATAGCATACCTATTTCTGCAAGCAGCGGGATAAAGTATTCATGAAAAATTTCCCCGAACGTCCTGTCCTTCAGCACCGACTCATATGTTGTTAAAAAAAGCGACTGGTCAAAGTTCATCATGGCCAGCTTGAAGTTGTTCACCACATGGTTGGCCAGACTTTTTTTCGATAAAACTTCTTTTACAAGCTGCGGAATTTTATCGTCGGGTATTTTGGCAAGGCTGGATATTTTATAGCCGAAAGAGTTTAACGTACTTATATTCAATATTTTTTGAAGGTTCGCCACATCATAATACCGGATATTGGTATCGGTACGCAATGGTTCGAGGATGTTATACCGCTTTTCCCATATCCTGATCGTATGCGCCTTAATACCCGATAAGTTTTCGAGATCCTTTATGGTAAAAACATTTTTAATATTGTTCATTCTTTTTTGCAAAACATTAAACAAACTTAATGATATTCTACGACGTTTCGGGTTAAATAGCAGTTAAAAATCTAAATATAAATATTTAAGGGTTTTTCTACTACTGTTTTATGAGTGTTTTAAAAGAGATGTCGTTTAATAATTGTATGTGAATATCTACAAGATATCAGCAACCATATGTTCTGATACTTACGGCCTGATCTTAATCATGGTTTGTTGGCTGGGTGTTTTTGGTGTTAATTTTTGGTTCAGAAACCGTTACATTTCCGCTCCGGTAAGAACTTTATGCTAACCCTCTCATAACTAAAGTTTTTTTTGTCGAAATAAATCGTACCTTTGCACCTTCAAAAAAAGAAAGAATGACACCCATAAGAAACATTGCGATCATTGCCCACGTTGACCACGGTAAGACGACCTTAGTTGACAAGATTATGTATCATTGCCAACTGTTCCGTGAAAACGAGAACACAGGAGACCTTATCCTGGATAACAACGACCTGGAGCGCGAAAGGGGAATTACCATTACCTCAAAGAACGTTTCGGTAACCTACAAGGGGACAAAGATCAACATCATCGATACCCCGGGCCACGCCGACTTTGGCGGGGAGGTAGAGCGCGTACTGAACATGGCCGACGGCGTATTGCTGCTGGTGGATGCCTTTGAGGGCCCAATGCCGCAAACACGTTTCGTACTGCAAAAAGCGATCGACCTTGGCCTTAAGCCATGCGTTGTAATCAATAAGGTTGACAAAGAAAACTGTACTCCTGAAGAAGTGCACGAAAAAGTTTTCGACCTGATGTTTGAGCTTGGCGCAGAAGAATGGCAGCTTGATTTCCCTACCGTTTACGGTTCGGCGAAACAAAACTGGATGTCTGACGATTTCAGGAACAAGACCGAAAATATAGAGCCCCTTCTGGATATGGTACTGGAGCACATCCCTGCGCCAAAAGTATCCGAAGGTACGCCGCAAATGCTTATCACATCGCTTGACTTCTCGAGCTTTACTGGCCGTATCGCTATAGGCCGCCTTCAAAGGGGCGTGCTTCGCGAAGGCATGAACATATCGCTTGTTAAGCGTGATGGCAAGATCATCAAATCTAAAATAAAAGAGCTTCACACCTTCGAAGGCCTTGGCCGTAAGAAAGTGGAAGAAGTAATAGCAGGCGACATCTGTGCGCTTGTAGGCATTGAAGGCTTCGAGATCGGTGATACGGTTGCCGACTGGGAAAACCCGGAAGCGCTTACATCCATAGCTATTGATGAACCTACCATGAGCATGCTTTTCACCATCAACGATTCACCTTTCTTTGGTAAAGAAGGTAAATTTGTTACCTCGCGCCACATCAAGGACAGGCTTTCTAAAGAGCTTGAGAAAAACCTTGCGCTTCGTGTGAGCGAAACTGACAGCGCCGATAAATTCATGGTGTTTGGCCGTGGCGTACTTCACTTGTCGGTACTTATCGAGACGATGAGGAGGGAAGGCTACGAGCTGCAGATCGGGCAGCCACAGGTAATCATCAAGGAGATTGACGGCGTTAAGTGCGAGCCTATCGAAGAGCTTACTATCGACCTTCCTGAGAACCTTTCAGGCCGTGCGGTAGAGTTCGTAACAATGCGTAAAGGCGAGATGCTGAGCATGGAGCCGAAAGGCGACCGTATGATCGTGAAATTCAACATCCCTTCAAGGGGCATCATAGGATTGAGGAACCAGCTGCTTACGGCTACTGCGGGTGAGGCTATCATGGCGCACCGTTTCCTTGAGTACCAGCCGTTCAAAGGCGAGATACCGGGCCGTTTGAGCGGGTCGCTTATCTCTATGGAGAATGGTAAAGCAATTCCTTACTCAATCGACAAGCTGCAGGATCGCGGTAAGTTCTTCGTTGACCCTAACGAGGATATCTACGAAGGCCAGGTAATCGGTGAGAACTCACGTGGCGACGATATGGTAGTGAACGTGACCAAGACCAAAAAACTGACCAACGTACGTTCATCAGGTGCTGACGATAAAGCGCGTATCATCCCGGCGATCAAGTTCTCTCTTGAAGAAGCCCTGGAATACATCCAGAAAGATGAGTACGTAGAGGTAACGCCTAAGAGCCTACGCCTCCGCAAGATCTACCTGAACGAAAACGACAGGAAGAGGTTTAAGATAGCGTAATTTAGTTGACGGCTGTCGGTTGACGGTTGTCGGCCCAATTGCAACGAATAAATATAGAACCGGACTTGAAAGAGTCCGGTTTTTTTATGGGTAGGAGTGTAGCTCTTCCCCTCCTTTGGAGAGCCTGTCCCGTTATAAGCGGGAGGTGCCTGAAAGGCGGGGTGGTTAGATACAACAGGCCCTGAAAACTGAGACTGCGATCTGCCATTACTGGTAGACGGACTGAAAACTGCGACTGCGA
Above is a genomic segment from Flavobacterium album containing:
- the typA gene encoding translational GTPase TypA; protein product: MTPIRNIAIIAHVDHGKTTLVDKIMYHCQLFRENENTGDLILDNNDLERERGITITSKNVSVTYKGTKINIIDTPGHADFGGEVERVLNMADGVLLLVDAFEGPMPQTRFVLQKAIDLGLKPCVVINKVDKENCTPEEVHEKVFDLMFELGAEEWQLDFPTVYGSAKQNWMSDDFRNKTENIEPLLDMVLEHIPAPKVSEGTPQMLITSLDFSSFTGRIAIGRLQRGVLREGMNISLVKRDGKIIKSKIKELHTFEGLGRKKVEEVIAGDICALVGIEGFEIGDTVADWENPEALTSIAIDEPTMSMLFTINDSPFFGKEGKFVTSRHIKDRLSKELEKNLALRVSETDSADKFMVFGRGVLHLSVLIETMRREGYELQIGQPQVIIKEIDGVKCEPIEELTIDLPENLSGRAVEFVTMRKGEMLSMEPKGDRMIVKFNIPSRGIIGLRNQLLTATAGEAIMAHRFLEYQPFKGEIPGRLSGSLISMENGKAIPYSIDKLQDRGKFFVDPNEDIYEGQVIGENSRGDDMVVNVTKTKKLTNVRSSGADDKARIIPAIKFSLEEALEYIQKDEYVEVTPKSLRLRKIYLNENDRKRFKIA
- a CDS encoding DUF4252 domain-containing protein — its product is MKKFIITAVLAAMPFVTFAQTKAFDKFQDVEGIESVIINKEMFRMLSDVKVSGNDKTQKYLDMAEKLEGVKVFSTKEQKFKEEMKKTVTEYVKKNPLTELMSANKDGAKIKIYVTQGKEESIIKEGLVFIENAKDNEMVLVSFTGTLDLKDIEAFKN
- a CDS encoding DUF4252 domain-containing protein, which produces MKRSLYLFGLMLLVLASCSQEPSLQKYYIEKGEAPGFITLDIAPTFIKRNEIKLTPEEKAAVGSLHKFNVLIYKTDSLDVSHKRYEQELEKVKGLIKGEYEELIKINNGESGASISTKGNDEHIEEFVVFVRNQDTGFGVVRVLGDDMTPNNVLTIAGLLQKANIDTEQFKPLQELMNKK
- a CDS encoding RNA polymerase sigma factor translates to MNQSEFIKVISPFKDRVFRLAKRLLVSNEEAEDATQEVLVKLWNNKGKLESYSSVEALAMTMTKNYCLDQLKSKRATEMRIVHSNYTDRQAGLQQQAEDRDSWSWAEKIMETLPEQQKLILQMRDIEQYEFEEIAKIMDMNETAVRVALSRARKTMREELTKTHSYGIKNN
- a CDS encoding DUF4252 domain-containing protein, which produces MKNVIIAILLSLMPVLMRAQVTAFDKFEDKTGIESVVVNKKMFQLMSEVKATGKDKADYQQYIDLIKKLEYLKVFKTVNAKHSADMKATVDAYLKKSPMDELMRMSDGGRNIKIYVKSGAKASQVRELLMFMDGGKQETVIMSLTGNFDISQISLLTDKLSLPGGMELKKASKSKK
- a CDS encoding MerR family transcriptional regulator, translated to MNNIKNVFTIKDLENLSGIKAHTIRIWEKRYNILEPLRTDTNIRYYDVANLQKILNISTLNSFGYKISSLAKIPDDKIPQLVKEVLSKKSLANHVVNNFKLAMMNFDQSLFLTTYESVLKDRTFGEIFHEYFIPLLAEIGMLWQTETITPSHEHFISYLIKQKLASETERISLKEPKDDRTYVLYLPEGEIHEIGLMFLNYELQLNGYKAIYLGESVPTANVNNMKNYFNNITYISYLTVAPEMKAVNDYVEELSRQLLNDATTKLLLFGRNTQFIHKETLGSNITIYNSISDFTETL
- a CDS encoding YncE family protein; the protein is MKINKLVLTALAGSLLFVSCSDDDSANAPSGAYDNGLLIINQGNFGHGNSEVSFLSDAMELENTIYSAVNSGALLGDTGQDIGFKDDLAYIVMNGSNTVQIVNRYTFAHVATISEGLYNPRYIAFENNKAYVTNWGDGNVTTDDFVAVIDLSTNTVTSEIAVAEGPERIIEEEGKLYVTHKGGFGYGSSVTVINSATNAVLTSIPVGDVPNTMFEDNGKLYVMCEGKPSWAGTETAGSLKVINMSNNTVATTMAFAGMSHPTNLVKDGNKIYFTEGSDIYSMAQNATTLPAEPLFTTEDQGVYGVSAFAVGNGHIYVGDARDYNSNGKVYVYSLTGALEQNGTFTVGVTPGGFYFND
- a CDS encoding S41 family peptidase; the protein is MIVPDFNVLENALQGVVKSNGVEFGLVYTDDTQTGIFGYVRYIMPNSDASSKDIHRGDIFYAVNDTPLTVGNYQSLLSSDSYTLNLATYNDGTITPTGTSVSLTKSQYAENPVYTVQVTEQGSHRIGYFMYNGFFSNYDADLNGAFAQLASQNITDLVLDLRYNSGGSVRTATYLGSMITGQFNGQLFAKQQWNAKLQAHYEDSNPEALKNMFTNQLSGGQAINSLHLSKIHILTSRSTASASELVINCLKPYIDVVVVGDVTTGKNVGSVTLYDSPDFSKSHRNGSHRYAMQPIVLKTVNADGFGDYSAGIAPQIELQEDFGNMGVLGDPNEPLFAAAIADITSNGRHGLAPAKKYKNFKDSKNMQRFGTEMYIEEMPEGSVGLQPIP
- a CDS encoding DUF4252 domain-containing protein, producing the protein MKKIIIALLAILPSVAFAQNNFFDKFEGKEGIEGVEITDNMLEVFGYFKVTGAGDEDSLPAKVKEFENVKAFITKDKKRMKEMRNGVADYLKKFPMEASVKLNNESGKINIYVRKAGNTSIIKEVLVFIEDLEKQEAVLLSFMGNIDLGENKTALNN